In one window of Solanum pennellii chromosome 2, SPENNV200 DNA:
- the LOC107008890 gene encoding cyclic dof factor 3-like: MSEAIAIKDPAIKLFGWTIQLPDFPAPAPEDNSFSAGEVEQELKGLCDDCIDDNEHLTTEDSQDQNPIQQRCDIINYYESSTAKTSKSEEEHGETSNSHERNLKKPDKTLPCPRCNSMETKFCYFNNYNASQPRHFCKNCQRYWTAGGTMRNVPVGAGRRKHKNSVLHYSHISVSEAVSNVRTNFPTETQQPPLTLNGTILSFDTDKPVSESMVSVLNVADKGMQNCSGNGFQKYKELRIQAGDNGDDHSEGSSVTAISSKDNDNGLPNTPRKNYNSFPTHLPCFTGAPWPYIWSSVHCRNAVPPPGYSLPGIPMSFFPATTYWGCTIPGSWNVPWMSPPTASHNQMPLTPGPNSPTSRKHSRDENVLKSTGTEEEQRKESDPGKRLWFPKTLRIDDPGEAAKSPIWATLGIKHEVVDSVGGGLPNDFLPKNDERSCVSENSTLLQVNPAAMSRSLNFNESS; encoded by the exons ATGTCTGAAGCAATTGCTATAAAGGATCCTGCAATTAAGCTCTTTGGTTGGACTATTCAGTTACCCGATTTTCCGGCTCCGGCGCCGGAGGATAATAGTTTCTCAGCTGGAGAAGTCGAGCAAGAGCTCAAg GGTCTATGTGATGATTGTATTGATGACAATGAACATTTGACTACTGAGGATTCACAGGATCAGAATCCAATTCAGCAGAGATgtgatattataaattattatgaatCTTCTACAGCCAAAACGTCAAAAAGTGAAGAGGAACACGGTGAAACAAGCAACTCACACGAGAGAAACCTGAAAAAACCAGACAAGACTCTTCCATGCCCTCGCTGTAATAGCATGGAAACAAAATTCTGTTACTTCAACAATTACAACGCCAGCCAGCCTAGACACTTCTGCAAGAATTGTCAGAGATATTGGACAGCTGGTGGGACTATGAGGAATGTGCCTGTAGGTGCTGGTCGTCGGAAACACAAGAACTCGGTTTTGCATTACAGTCACATATCCGTCTCTGAAGCAGTATCAAATGTAAGAACAAATTTTCCTACTGAAACCCAGCAACCTCCCCTCACGCTCAATGGAACAATTCTGTCATTTGATACTGACAAACCCGTATCTGAGTCGATGGTTTCAGTTTTGAACGTTGCTGATAAAGGTATGCAAAATTGTTCTGGGAATGggtttcaaaaatataaagagCTTCGAATTCAAGCTGGAGATAATGGAGATGATCATTCCGAAGGATCTTCAGTTACTGCTATAAGTtcaaaggataatgataatggaTTACCTAACACTCCAAGGAAGAACTACAACAGCTTTCCAACTCATTTACCTTGCTTTACTGGAGCTCCTTGGCCATATATATGGAGTTCTGTGCACTGTAGAAATGCAGTACCTCCACCTGGTTACTCCCTTCCCGGCATTCCTATGTCGTTCTTCCCTGCAACCACTTATTGGGGTTGTACAATACCAGGTTCTTGGAATGTCCCTTGGATGTCCCCACCCACTGCTTCCCACAACCAAATGCCTCTAACTCCTGGTCCTAATTCTCCAACTTCGAGGAAACATTCAAGGGATGAGAATGTGCTGAAATCGACAGGCACTGAGGAAGAGCAACGAAAAGAAAGTGATCCTGGGAAGCGTCTATGGTTTCCTAAAACATTGCGAATTGATGATCCAGGAGAAGCTGCAAAGAGTCCTATCTGGGCAACATTAGGAATTAAACATGAGGTTGTTGATTCAGTTGGTGGAGGTCTTCCCAATGACTTTCTGCCAAAGAATGATGAGAGGAGTTGTGTTTCAGAAAACTCTACCTTATTACAAGTAAATCCAGCAGCAATGTCCAGGTCGTTAAATTTCAATGAGAGCTCATAA